The stretch of DNA CCCTCGACGGTGTCGCTGACGAACTTCGAGACGATCCTGGCACAGACGCAGTTCGTCGGCCAGTACCTCGTCAACAGCGTCATCGTCGCTGGCGGCTCGGCGGTCCTGGTGCTCGCGATCGCGACGCCGGCGGGCTACGCCTTCTCCCGGTACGACATCAGGTACAAGAACTACCTGATGATCGCCATCCTGTTCGTCCAGATGATCCCGTTCCTGGCGATGATCATCCCGCTGTACCGCATCTTCTCGATCGTCGGCCTGCTGGACACGCTGTTGGTCATCGTCATCGTCGCCTCGGCCAACACCATCCCCGTCGGGACGTGGCTCATCAAGGGGTACTTCGATACCGTTCCCGAGGGGCTGGAGGAGGCCGCCCGCGTCGGCGGTGCCTCGCGGTTCCAGGCGTTCCGGGTCATCATCCCGCTGGCCAAGCCGGCCCTGGGCGCGGTCACCATCTACGCGTTCGTCGGCGCGTGGAACCAGTTCGTCATCCCGCTGACGTTCACCAACAGCGAGGCCAAGTGGGTGTACCCGGTCGCGCTCTACCGGTTCATCTCCCGACAGGGGGTCGTCAACTGGGGACTGTTGGGGGCGGCCAGCCTCATCGCGATGCTGCCGATCCTCGTGTTGTTCGTGACGTTCCAGAAGCAGTTCGTCGCCGGGCTCACCGGCGCGGAGTACAAAGGGTGATCCTATGAGTACGATCAGACTCGACAACGTGACCAAGGAGTTCAGTGACGTAACGGCCGTCGACGACGTCGACTTCGAGATCGAGGACAGCGAACTGCTGGTCCTCGTCGGGCCCAGCGGCTGCGGGAAGACCACGCTGTTGCGGACCATCACCGGGCTGGAGACCCCCACCGAGGGCGAGGTCTACATCGACGACAACCGCGTGACCGACATCCCGGCCCGCAAGCGGGACGTGGCGCTCGTCTTCCAGAACTTCGCGCTGTTCCCGCATATGAGCGTCTTCGAGAACATCTCGTTCAACCTCCGGATGCAGGGCGACCTCGACGGCGAGGAGATCGAGGCCCGCGTCGAGGACATCGCGGAGATGCTCGACATCGGCGAGCTGCTGGAGCGGGACATCAGCGAGCTCTCGGGCGGGCAGAAACAGCGCGTCTCGCTGGGCCGGGCCATCGTCACCAACCCCGCAGCCTTCATGCTCGACGAGCCGCTTGCGAACCTCGACGCCAACCTCCGGGACCAGATGGAGACGGAGATCGTCCGGCTCCAGAAGCGGCTGGGGATCACCACCGTCCACGTCACCCACAACCAGAGCGAGGCGATGACGATGGGCGACCGCATCGCGGTGATGAACGACGGCGAGATCCAGCAGCTGGGCACCCCGGAGACGGTGTTCTACGAGCCGGCGAACCTCTTCGTCGCCCGGTTCATCGGCAGCCCGACGATGAACCTCGTCGACGCCACCGTCGAGAGCGACGTGGTCCGCGTCGGCGGGTTCGGCGACGCCAGCCTCGCCGTGCCGGTCGACACCGACGCTGTCGGCGAGCGGGACGTCGTCCTCGGGGCGCGCCCGGAACACGTCGAGGTCAGGCAGGACGATCCCGGGGGGAGCGAGTGGCTGTCGATGGAGGTGGCCTTCGAGGAGTTCCACGGGGCGAACCGCTACCTGTTCTTCGAACCGCCCGGCGTCGAGGAGTTCGTCGCACAGGTCGACTCCAGCGAGGACTTCGGCACCGGCGACCGGGTCAGCGTCCGGCTCGTCCCCGACCAGGTCCACCTCTTCGATCCGGCGTCCGGCGAGCGCGTCAACGAGGCGACGATCGAGGGGCCGAGCACGCCAGTCCCGGAGTCGCACAAGGGCGACGATGACTGAGGAGGTGCTCGTCGACGGCCACACGTTCCTCGTCACCGACGAGGCGTTCGCGCTCGACGGGACCGGCGGCCTGTTCCACCGGGACACGCGCTACCTCTCGGACCTGTCTGTCTCCGTCGAGGGAACCGACCTCGCACCGGTGGGCAGCACCCTCCAGTCGCCGTGGCGACGGCGGGTGACGTACGCCGACGCCGCCTCGACGGTGAACAAGATCGACGAGTCCGAGGAACAGAAACACACGACGCTGGCGCTGACGCGGGACCAGGTCGTCGCCGAGGGCCTCGGCCTCGTCGAGCGCGTACACGTCACCAACCACGCGCGGTCGGCGACGACGGTCCAGCTGTCGGTCGACGTCGACGCCGACTTCGAGAACCTCTTCGAGGTGCGGGACCTCTCGACGGGGATCGACCGCGAGATCGAACGCTCCGCGGGGGACGACCGGATCGGGTGGCGCTACGACCCGGCGGACGCGGGCGGCGCGGCGACGACCGTGTGGTTCGACCGCGCGCCGGAGACGCTGACCTCCCGGGGCGCGACCTGCCGGCTCCCGCTGGCCTCGCAGGCGTCCGAGACGGTGACCGTGGCGGCGCTCCCCGGCGGGACCGACGGCCCGGTCGAGGCGTCGCTGTTCGACCGCGCGGTCGAGGCGGCCGGCGGTCCCGAACTCGGCGTCGACGCCGCCGCCCTCGCGGGGAGCCGCTACGGGACGCTGTTCGAGCGCGCCGTGGCGGACCTGCGGGCGCTGGTGACGGCCACCGACCACGGCCCGGTGCCGCTGGCCGGGGTCCCGTGGTTCGCGACCGTGTTCGGCCGCGACGCGCTGCTGACGGCGTACAACGCCGTCCCGGTCGCGCCGACGCTGGCGGCCGGGACGCTCCGATACCTCGCCGCCCACCAGGGGACCGGCGAGGACCCCTACCGCGAGGAGGCACCGGGCAAGATCTTCCACGAGATCCGACAGGGCGAACTCGCCGAGCGGGGGGAGATCCCGCATACGCCGTACTACGGCACCGTCGACGCGACGCCGCTGTGGCTGGTCGTCCTCGACGAGACGCGGCGCTGGACCGGGGACGAGTCGCTCGTCGACGACCTCTGGGCGGCCGCCCAGCGCGCCGTCGACTGGCTCGACCGCGCGACCGACCGGGGCCGGGAGGACCCCTTCCTCTACTACCGCGAGGCCGACAGCGCCGGGCTGGTCCACAAGGCCTGGCGGGACACGGAACGCAGCGTCCAGTTCGCCGACGGGCGGCCGGCCGACGCGCCGCTGGCCAGCGCCGAGGTGCAGGGGTACGTCTACGACGCCTACCGGCGGACCGCGGCGATGGCTCGCGAGCGCGACCAGTACGCCGACGCCCGCGAGTACGAGCGCCGCGCCGAGCGCCTCGCCGAGCGGTTCGACGCCGAGTTCTGGCTCCCGGAACGGGAGTACTACGGGACGGCCCTGACCGGCGACGGGCGGGTGGTCGACTCGACGACCTCCAACGTCGGCCACTGCCTCTGGTCGGGGCTCGTCCCCGACGAGCGGGCGGGGGCGGTCGTCGACACGCTGCTGGACGACGGGCTGAACTCCGGCTGGGGCGTGCGGACGATGAGCAGCGAGGACGCGGGCTACAGCCCCGTCTCCTACCACGTGGGGAGCGTCTGGCCCCACGACAACGCCCTCGTCGCGCTGGGGACCGCCGACTACGGCTTCCACGAGGCGGCCGAGCGCGTCGCGACCGGCGTACTCGAGGCCTGCCGGAACCTCGACCGGCAGCGGGTCCCGGAGCTGTACTGCGGGTTCGCCGACGAGACGCCGTACCCGTACCCCTCCGCCTGCGAGCCGCAGGCGTGGGGCGCGTCGACCCCGGTCGCGCTCCTGCGCGCCCTGTTCGGGCTCGACCCCGACGAGGGGGTCACGAGGACCCCGTCGTCGCTCGACGTCGAGCGCGACGCCGTCGCCGCCCTCGTCGACGGGGCCGACGCGACCGTCGCCGCCGGCGGTGACGCGCCGTGAGGGTCCTCCTCGTCGACGTGGATTCGCTGCGGCCGGACCACCTCGGCTGCTACGGCTACGACCGCCCGACCTCGCCGACCGTCGACGCGCTGGCGGCCGACGGCGTCCGGTTCACGCGGGCGTACGCCTCCGACACGCCCTGTCTCCCGAGCCGGACGGCGCTGGCCGCGGGCCGGTTCGGCGCGCGGACCGGGGTCGTCACCCACTTCGGCGAGGGCCAGTGGTACGACCACGGCGCGAGCGGCCACGAGGCCGACGCGGACGCGCCGCTGGCGTTCCGACACCTCTCGCGCCACGGCGTGCGGACCGCGACGGTCAGCAGCTTCGGCAGCCACCACGCGGCGTACCACTTCAGCGGCTCGTTCACGGACGCGATCCAGCCCACGCCCCGGAAGGACACCGAGACGGCCGCCGACGTGACCCGCGAGGCGACCGCCTGGCTCGACCGCCACGCGGCCGACGACGACTGGCTGTTGCACGTCCAGTACTGGGGCGTCCACCACCCGTACCACGACGTGACCGACGACGTCGAGACGCTCCGGGACGACGACTGGACCCCCGACTGGCCAGACGGCGAGGCCCTCGCCGCCCAGCGGGGGACGACCGGGCCCCGGACCGCCGACCTCTGGCCGACGCCCGACGCCGTCGGCGAGCCGGACTACGAGGCCCAGTACGCCGACTGGCCGATGCCGGACCGCTTCGAGACGCCCGAGGACGTCGCCCACCTCGTCGACGGCTACGACGCCAGCGTCCGTCGGATCGATCGCCACGTCGATCGACTGCTGACGGCGCTCGACGACGCCGGCGTCCGCGAGGAGGTCACCGTCGTCGTCACCGCCGACCACGGCGAGGCGCTGGGCGAACACGGCCTCTACGCCGAACACGGCCTCGCGCACCCGCCCACGCAGCGGGTCCCGCTCGTCGTCGCCGGGCCGGCCGTCGACGATCCCGACCGCGCCGTCGACGCGCAGGTCTACCAGTTCGACCTGACGGCGACGCTCTGTGACCTCTTCGACGCCCCCGTCCCGGACGGCTGGGACGCCGCGCCGCTGACCGACGCCCTCCGCGGCCGGTCGTTCGACGGCCGTGACGCGCTGGTCTGTGGCCACGGCATCTTCACGTTCAGCCGCGCGGTCTACGAGGACGAGTGGGCGTACATCCGGATCCTCCACCCCGGCGTGTTCTCGCACCCGGCGCTGTTCAACGCGCCCGACGCCGAGGGGCCGGCCGCCGGCCTCGAACTGCTCCACGACCGCGAGGCGGACCCGCACATGACGGAGAACGTCGTCGCCGACCACCCTGACGTCGCCGATCGGTTGCGCCGCCGGCTGGCCGACTGGCGGGACGAGATGCTCGCCACCGCCGACGCCGGCGGCACCGACCCGCTCGCGCGGATGGCCGTCGACTCCGGCCCCTTCTACTACGTCGACCCCGAAGAACTGGCGGCGTACTACCGTGAGACCGACCGCAGCGACCGACAGGTCCGGGCCGTCGAGCGGGCGCGGTCGTTCCCGACGGACCGATGAGACGGGCGTCCCGTCGCGCGGGCGACCAGGCGGGGTCCCCCGCTGCGGCGAAACGACTTCGTGTGTCCCGCGGTGACACCCGACTATGACCGACGAGGACCCGGCCTGCTGTGGGCCCGACCGCGGGTCCGACGAGCGCCCGGCCCGCGCGGGCGGCGACCGGCGAGGCACCGACGCCGCGCGACGGGCGACCGAACCGGCGGGCGGCGACGACGACCGGACCGAGGGGATGGTCCGCCTCGACGGCGGGACGTTCACGATGGGGACCGACTCCGACGAGGGCTTCCCCCAGGACGGTGAGGGGCCGACTCGCGAGGTCACGCTGTCGCCGTTCCACGTCGACCGCCACGCGGTGACCGTCGCGGAGTTCCTGACGTTCGTCCGCGAGACCGGCCACACCACCGACGCCGAGCGGTACGGCTGGTCGTTCGTCTTCGAGGACTTCGTGGCCGACGCCGACCGCGAGCACGTCCGCCAGCGCGTCGACGCCGCCCCCTGGTGGGTCGCCGTCGCGGACGCGACGTGGCTCCGGCCCGACGGCCCCAGTTCGAGCGTCCTGGACGACCGCGAGCGGTTGAAACATCCCGTGACACACGTCTCGTGGCGCGACGCCCGCGCCTACGCCGAGTGGGCCGGCAAGCGACTCCCGACCGAGGCCGAGTGGGAGTACGCCGCCCGCGGGGGACTCGACGGGAAACGCTTCCCGTGGGGCGACGACCTGCGACCCGGCGGCGAGCACCGCTGCAACGTCTGGCAAGGGGAGTTCCCCGACCACGACACGGCGGCGGACGGCTACCACGGCACGGCTCCCGTCGACGCCTACGAGCCCAACGGCCACGGCCTCTACAACGTCTCGGGCAACGTCTGGGAGTGGTGTGCCGACTGGTTCAGCCCGGACCACCACGCGACCGACGACTACAGCCACGTCGACCCCACCGGTCCCGCGGACGGCACCCAGCGCGTGATGCGCGGTGGCTCGTACCTCTGTCACCGGTCGTGGTGCAACCGCTACCGCGTCGCCGCCCGCTCGAAGAACACGCCCGACAGCTCGACCGGCAACATCGGCTTCCGGTGTGTGGTCGACGCGGCGGACTGACGCCGCCGTTCGGAACGGCGGGCGGAGGTGTGTGCGTTGTATTACTGTGTATTCGCCCCACCGGGCGCGCACACGTCGGACCGACGGGCATTTGCTCCGCCCGACCGGAGGATGGCTGTGTCGCCGATCGACGACAGTCCGGCCCCGTCACTGCTGCTGTACTTCGACGCCAGCGTCCACTACGGGGCCGACAACGCCAGTCCCACCTCGGCGGCCGTCGGCTACCACGTCGACGACGGGGCCGAGACCGTCGTCGAGGGGTCGGAGCGCGTCGACGCCTTCGTCTCCAGTGCCCACCTGGAGTTCCGGGCGCTGCTGGAGGCGGTCCGTGCCGTCGAGGGGCTCGGGACGCGCGTGGCCTCGCTGCACGTCCACGGCGACGCCGACGCAGTCGTCCGGGCCGTCGACCCCGAGGAGTCGGCCACCCCGTCGGACCGGATCACGCGCCGGCGCGTCGAGCGCATCCGCGACGCCGTCGCGGACGTGCCGGTCGTGACCTACCGGGCGGTCGGGCGAGGGGAGAACGAGCGCGCACACGCGCTGGCGCGAGCGGCCCACCGCTGAGGCTCAGTCGCGACAGCCCTCACACCTGACCGCGCCGGGGAGTGTCGGCCCGCCGCAGCGACGACAGCGGTCGGTGCCGGTCGAGCCGGTTCGCATCGCCCGTTTGATTCTCCCCAGCATCGCTTGACACGTAGTACCACAGCGACTTATTTCTACCGGGTATCGAAAGTTCCACTGGGAATAAGAGAGCATACGTATCACTCTCACCGCGTATCTGTGACAAACCGCACCAGCGGCCGGGCAACGGTAGCTTTTACTCGCCACCGTCGTCAGGCAGTGGTATGTCTTCACCAGGCGAGTTCGAGGAGTTCGGTGGTCGACACGTCCCGGAACCGCTCGAGGAACCGCTCGCGGAGCTCGCGGCGGCTTTCGAGGAGCTCCGGGACGACCAGGCGTTCGTCGAGGAACTGGACTCCCTCCGGGAGCACTTCGGTGGCCGGCCGACGCCGGTGTTCCACGCCGAGACGCTCAGCGAGCGCTACGACGCGAACATCTACTTCAAGCACGAGGACCTGCTCCACGGCGGGGCTCACAAGCTGAACAACACGCTCGGGCAGGCGCTGCTGGCGAAGAAGGCGGGGAAAGAGCGGCTCATCGCGGAGACCGGCGCGGGCCAGCACGGCACCGCGACGGCGATGGTCGGCGCGCTGCTGGACATGGACACGACCGTCTACATGGGTCGGCACGACATGCAGCGCCAGGAGATGAACGTCTTCCGGATGCGGCTGATGGGGGCCGACGTCGAGCCAGTCGAGCGGGGCAACGAGGGGCTCGCGGAGGCCGTCGACGCCGCGATGGAGGACCTCGTCGAGAACACCGAGGAGACCCACTACCTCGTCGGCAGCGCCGTCGGGCCGGACCCGTTCCCGCGGATGGTCCGGGAGTTCCAGTCGGTCATCGGCCGCGAGGCCCGCGAGCAGATCCAGGACCTCCACGGCGACCTGCCCGACGCCTGCGTGGCCTGCGTCGGCGGCGGCTCGAACGCGATCGGCCTGTTCCACGCGTTCAAGGACGACGACGTTGCCCTCTACGGGGCCGAGCCGGCCGGCAAGGGGCTGGACTCCGGGCAACACTCCGCGCCGCTGTCGGCGACGGAGAACGAGGACCCGCAGATCTTCCAGGGGATGAAGACGCGGGTCATCGACGACGACACGGAGAACCACTCGGTCAGCGCCGGCCTCGACTACCCGGCGGTCGGCCCGGAACACGCCGCGCTCCAGTCGCTCGGTCGCGCCGAGTACCACGGGATCACCGACGAGGAGGCGCTGGCGGCGTTCCGGGAACTGAGCGAGGCCGAGGGGATCATCCCGGCGCTTGAGCCCAGCCACGCCATCGCGCTGGCGATCAAGCTCGCCGAGGAAGACCGCCACGACACCATCCTCGTCAACCTCTGTGGGCGCGGGGACAAGGACATGCAGACCGCCGCCGAGAAGTTCGACCTGTCGTAGGCGGGCCGCTCGACGTCCGGAGAACTGTTCGCGGGCGGCTCAGAACGGCGGCGAGTAGTCCTCGTACTCGTCCATCTCCTCCATCTCGTCGGTCTTGGAGGGCATCACGGCCGCCTGCGGACCGCCGGTGCGGACGACCTCGACGTCGGCGAGCTCGTCGACCGCGTCGGGCAGCTGGCGCTCGATGGCCTTCATCGTCATCGGGGCGATGCCACAGCCCGAACAGGCACCGCCGATGGCGACCGTCGCGGTGCCGGCCGCCTCGTCGACGTCACGGACTTCGAAGTTCCCGCCGTGGTCCTGGATCTGGGGGACGTTGTTGCTGAGGTAGTTCCGCGTCTTGCGTTCGAGGCCTTCGGCGCTCATACGCGACGTGCTTGGGACGCCACGGGGATATAATTAACCGATTAGCTCGCCCTAAAGTAACTTTAGGCGGAGCTAAAGGAGCTCTGTGGCGTGCGGAGAAGGTCGGTGACGAGAGAGAAGGCTTTAATCGGCCGGTCCGACAGTCGACTGACGATGGACGAGAGCGAATCCCCCGCCGACGGGCTCGCTGAGACCCTCCACACCGGCGACGCGGCCGCCGCGGAGGCGCATCTCGAACGCCTGCGCGATCGGGACCCCGAGACCGCGAAGGCCGCGCTCCGGGACGCCCGCTCCGTTCTCGCCGACGACGGGGGAACCGTCGAGGGCGTCGCCCAGCAGTTGGCGGCGTTCCTCGCGGCCGAGGACCGGTCGCTGCGGCTCACGGCCGCGAAGACGCTCGTCGCCGCGGCCGACGCCGATCCGGAGGGATGCCGCCCGGCGGCGGCTGCGCTGGCCGACCGGCTCGCCGACGAGACGGAGTTCTACTACGTCCGCGCTCGCTGTGCGGAGGCACTGGGCTATCTGGCGCTGGCCGCGCCCGACGAAGTGGGGACCCCCGAGCGGCTGGCCGACCTCCGGGTCGGGCTGGCCTTCGACGAACCCGAGGTGCGGGAGAAGCTCGCGAAGGCGCTGGAGTGCGTCGCGCTCGCCGACCCCGACCGGCTCACGCACCTGGTCGGGAGCCTCTCGGATCACCTCGACGACGACCGCGACCTCGTCCGCTACCACCTCTGTACGATGCTGGTCGCGACCGGCGACCGCGATCCCGCGGCGCTGGCGGACGCGCGGGACGCGCTGGCGGGTCGCCTCGACGATGAGGTTCCGCAGGTGCGGGGGCGCGCCGCGGAGGCGCTGGGTGTCCTGGCGCGTACCGACGCCGACGGGGTGCCGATCGGCGGACTGCGGAGCCTGCGGAGCGACGACGAGCAGTTCGTCGCCGATCGGGCCGCCTTCGCGCTCGACGCCGCCGACAGCGACGCCGCGGGCGACGAGCCGTTCGGCGACGTGGAGGCCCTGCGGGGAACCACCGACGAGATGGCCTCGGAGATCACCGCCGCGCCTGAGGGTGAGTGCCCCCACTGCGGGTTCGAACTGCCGCCGGACGGGCCGCCGATGTGTCCGCGGTGTGGCGGGCCACGGTGACACACGGGCGCACGGCGGTTTAGGCCTACCAAAAGATGAGAACGCTTTTAAATCGTTAGGCTGGCCTAAATCCTATGGGAGACGGTCCGAGCGAGACACCGACGCGCAGAGAGTGGCTGAAGTACGGCGGCGCGGCGGTCGGCGGGACGCTGCTGGCCGGCTGCTCGGAGGGCAGCGGCGACTCGTCGTCCGAACCGACCGAGACGGACACGGAGGCGACGACGGAGACCGAGACGGTGAGCGACTCGTCGTATTCGGTGACGATGGAGCCGATGGGCGAGGTCACCTTCGACGAGGTCCCCTCGTCGTGGTCGGCCTACTTCAGCACGTACGGCGATATGGGTATCGCGCTCGGCCAGCTGGACGATCTGCGGGGGCTACTCTTCACCGAGAACTGGCCCCTGGAGTACTTTGACTACCTGCCGGGCGTCGACGCCTCCTTCGACGGCGTCACCCAGCTGATGGGCGATGGCGGGCTCGGCAAGGAGGCGTTCTACGAGCTGGACAGCGACGTCCACCTCTTCGACCCGAACTTCGTCCAGCTGCTGGACGACACCTGGACCGACGACGACTTCGCGGAGATCGCCACGAGCGTCGGCCCGATCGTCGGCAACTCCATCCGCCGTCGCGGTTCGGACTGGCACGACTACCGGTACTACTCGCTGTACGAAGCCTTCGGGAAGATCGCCGAGGTCTTCCAAGAACAGGAGCGATACGAGGCGCTGAAGGCGGTCCACGACGACCTGCTGGCGACCATCGAGGCGGAGCTCCCGCCGGCCGAGGAGCGCCCCACCGTCGGCCTGCTGTCGGTCAACTCCGACTTCGAGGAGGGCGCGTTCTACGCGTACCCGGTCAACGATGGCAACGGTCACAAGCAGTACCGCGACCTGGGGATGCAGGGGGCCTTCGACGAGCACATCGAGGGCGGCTACGCGAAGTGGGACTACGAGCAGCTGCTGGAGGTCGACCCAGACGCGCTCCTCTTCCAGTACGGGTTCTCTCACGTCTCCGCCGAGACCTTCGAGCAGCGGATGGAGCGGATGCGGTCGGACCCGGTCGGGGGCCAGCTGTCGGCGGTCCAGAACGACCGGCTCTACCGCGGGGGCACCTCCTATCAGGGACCACTTATCAACCTCTTCCAGACGGAGATCGCGGCCAAGCAGTTCTATCCGGAAGTGTTCGGGGAGTGGGACGGCCTGGCGACGCTGGCCGACGCGGAGGCTCAGTTGTTCGACCACGAACGGGTCGCCGACGTCATCACGGGCGACCACTGAGACGGGACTGGCGGTCGTCCACAGTCTCGCAGACCCCCCGAGAGATGGAAACCCTTTTGCGTATTTAGGCGGGCCTAAAAATATGCACGGCGACGAATCCGGCGACCGAACACGTCGAAGTTACCTCAAGTACGGCGGCGGACTCCTCGCGAGCGGACTGCTCGCGGGCTGTTCCGAGGGGGCGGGCGACGAGGGCGAAGCGACGGAGCGGACGGGTACCGGGAGCAAGTCCTACACCGTCTCGATGGCCCCCGTCGGCGACGTGACCTTCGAGTCGGTCCCCGAGCGGTGGGAGTCGTACTTCCCGGGCTACGCCGATATGGGCGTCGCGCTCGGCCAGGCCGACGGCCTGACGGCGGTCGGAGTCAAGTCCCGCTACCACACGGAGTACTACGAGGAACTCGACGGCGTCTCCGTCGACGAGGATAGCGTCACGGAGCTGTACGACGAGGGAATCGACAGGGAACTGTACTTCGAGCTGGACAACGACGTCCACCTCACCGACCCGCAGTGGCTGCTGCAGAACTCCTTCTTCGGACTGGAGGAGGCCGACGTCGAGTCGATCACCGACACCGTCGGCCCGTTCGTCGGCAACACGGTCTTCCGCCGGACGGACCCGTGGCACGACTACCGCTACTACGACATGTACGGGGCCTTCCGGAAGGTCGCGCAGGTCTTCGGGCGCGAAGAGCAGTACGCGGCGTTCGAGTCCTTCCACGACGACTTCCTCGCCCGCGTACAGGCGGACCTCCCCGCGGCGGACGACCGGCCCGCCGGCCTGCTCTGTTTCGCCGGGTCGGCCGAACCGGAGAAGTTCTCGCCGTACCGCATCACCGACAAGGGCACCAACAAGAAGCAGTTCCACGACCTCGGGGTCTCCGACGCGCTGGCGGGGACCGGCATCGAGGGACTGTCCACGGACGACCGGGGGCGGATCGACTACGAGACGATGCTGGAGGTCGACCCGCCGGCGCTGTTCGTCCGCGGCCACGAGGACAAGAGCCGCGAGGAGTTCGTCGACACGGTGCTCTCCTATATGACGGAACACAGCGTCGCAAGCGAACTCACCGCGGTCGAGAACGACGACGTCTACCGCGGCGGTCCGATCTACCAGGGACCCATCCAGAACCTCTTCCTGACCGAGCGGTTCGCGACGCTGCTGTACCCCGACACGTACAGCGGTGAGCTGTTCGACCGGGGCCGGCTCTCGGCGATCGTCACCGGCGACGACTGAGCCGGTCGACCGACCGGCTCGGTCGCCGGGTGTGCCCGTTTCGAAACTCCTTTAGCTATTTAGGGTGGCCTAAAAGATATGGACGACGAGACACGCGTCGCCGAGCGGACGACGGGGGAGGTGTGGCCGTAGCGATGGCGAGTGGGACGGCGAACGGCACCGGGACGGCGTCGGGGGAAGCGGGCTGGTTCGACTGGGTGGACGGCCCGCTGGTGACGCTCTGCCTGGGGAGCCTCGCCGCCGTCGTCGCGGGCGGGCTCGTGCAGGTGAGTTTCGGGACGTTCTCGATGACGATCGTCGACGCGTGGCAGGCCGTGTTCAACCCGGCCGTCCTGTTCGACCGCCGCGTCTGGGAGTCGTTCCTGCTGGGCTCGGAACTGCCCGAGATGAACAAGCGCAGTCTGATCGTCTGGAGCATCCGCCTGCCGCGGGTCCTCGTGGGGGTACTCGTCGGGATGAACCTCGCCGTCTCCGGCGCGATCTTCCAGGCGGTCACGCGCAACGAACTCGCGAGCCCGTTCATCCTCGGCGTCTCCTCGGGGGCGGGGCTGACGATCCTGCTGACACTGGTCGTCTTCTCGGGTGCGACGCTCGTGATCCCGCTGGTGGTCGGGACCCTCGTCTTGGGGATCGGCTCGCTGCTGCCGATCGTCGCCGCCGTCGGGGGTATCGTCGCCTTCCTGATCGTCTACGCCATCGCCTGGAAGAACGGCACCTCGCCGGTCCGGCTCGTCCTCGCCGGGGTCATCGTCAGCACGATCTTCGGGAGCCTCCAGACGGGGCTGTTCTTCTTCGCCGACAGCATCGGCGTCGTCCAGTCGGCCATCGCCTGGACGACCGGCTCGCTGACCGGCACCGACTGGGAACAGGTCCGGATGGCGCTGCCGTGGACGGTGCTCTCGCTGGGGCTCGCGCTGGTCAGCGCCCGGCAGCTGAACGTCCTCCTGCTGGGCGAGAGCACGGCGAAGTCCC from Haloarcula litorea encodes:
- the trpB gene encoding tryptophan synthase subunit beta yields the protein MSSPGEFEEFGGRHVPEPLEEPLAELAAAFEELRDDQAFVEELDSLREHFGGRPTPVFHAETLSERYDANIYFKHEDLLHGGAHKLNNTLGQALLAKKAGKERLIAETGAGQHGTATAMVGALLDMDTTVYMGRHDMQRQEMNVFRMRLMGADVEPVERGNEGLAEAVDAAMEDLVENTEETHYLVGSAVGPDPFPRMVREFQSVIGREAREQIQDLHGDLPDACVACVGGGSNAIGLFHAFKDDDVALYGAEPAGKGLDSGQHSAPLSATENEDPQIFQGMKTRVIDDDTENHSVSAGLDYPAVGPEHAALQSLGRAEYHGITDEEALAAFRELSEAEGIIPALEPSHAIALAIKLAEEDRHDTILVNLCGRGDKDMQTAAEKFDLS
- a CDS encoding NifU family protein: MSAEGLERKTRNYLSNNVPQIQDHGGNFEVRDVDEAAGTATVAIGGACSGCGIAPMTMKAIERQLPDAVDELADVEVVRTGGPQAAVMPSKTDEMEEMDEYEDYSPPF
- a CDS encoding HEAT repeat domain-containing protein, producing the protein MDESESPADGLAETLHTGDAAAAEAHLERLRDRDPETAKAALRDARSVLADDGGTVEGVAQQLAAFLAAEDRSLRLTAAKTLVAAADADPEGCRPAAAALADRLADETEFYYVRARCAEALGYLALAAPDEVGTPERLADLRVGLAFDEPEVREKLAKALECVALADPDRLTHLVGSLSDHLDDDRDLVRYHLCTMLVATGDRDPAALADARDALAGRLDDEVPQVRGRAAEALGVLARTDADGVPIGGLRSLRSDDEQFVADRAAFALDAADSDAAGDEPFGDVEALRGTTDEMASEITAAPEGECPHCGFELPPDGPPMCPRCGGPR
- a CDS encoding ABC transporter substrate-binding protein encodes the protein MGDGPSETPTRREWLKYGGAAVGGTLLAGCSEGSGDSSSEPTETDTEATTETETVSDSSYSVTMEPMGEVTFDEVPSSWSAYFSTYGDMGIALGQLDDLRGLLFTENWPLEYFDYLPGVDASFDGVTQLMGDGGLGKEAFYELDSDVHLFDPNFVQLLDDTWTDDDFAEIATSVGPIVGNSIRRRGSDWHDYRYYSLYEAFGKIAEVFQEQERYEALKAVHDDLLATIEAELPPAEERPTVGLLSVNSDFEEGAFYAYPVNDGNGHKQYRDLGMQGAFDEHIEGGYAKWDYEQLLEVDPDALLFQYGFSHVSAETFEQRMERMRSDPVGGQLSAVQNDRLYRGGTSYQGPLINLFQTEIAAKQFYPEVFGEWDGLATLADAEAQLFDHERVADVITGDH
- a CDS encoding ABC transporter substrate-binding protein, with amino-acid sequence MHGDESGDRTRRSYLKYGGGLLASGLLAGCSEGAGDEGEATERTGTGSKSYTVSMAPVGDVTFESVPERWESYFPGYADMGVALGQADGLTAVGVKSRYHTEYYEELDGVSVDEDSVTELYDEGIDRELYFELDNDVHLTDPQWLLQNSFFGLEEADVESITDTVGPFVGNTVFRRTDPWHDYRYYDMYGAFRKVAQVFGREEQYAAFESFHDDFLARVQADLPAADDRPAGLLCFAGSAEPEKFSPYRITDKGTNKKQFHDLGVSDALAGTGIEGLSTDDRGRIDYETMLEVDPPALFVRGHEDKSREEFVDTVLSYMTEHSVASELTAVENDDVYRGGPIYQGPIQNLFLTERFATLLYPDTYSGELFDRGRLSAIVTGDD
- a CDS encoding FecCD family ABC transporter permease, producing MASGTANGTGTASGEAGWFDWVDGPLVTLCLGSLAAVVAGGLVQVSFGTFSMTIVDAWQAVFNPAVLFDRRVWESFLLGSELPEMNKRSLIVWSIRLPRVLVGVLVGMNLAVSGAIFQAVTRNELASPFILGVSSGAGLTILLTLVVFSGATLVIPLVVGTLVLGIGSLLPIVAAVGGIVAFLIVYAIAWKNGTSPVRLVLAGVIVSTIFGSLQTGLFFFADSIGVVQSAIAWTTGSLTGTDWEQVRMALPWTVLSLGLALVSARQLNVLLLGESTAKSLGMDVEKVRFALSGVAVLAAAASIAVAGIVGFVGLIVPHMVRNIVGSDYKQLVVGCLFAGPALMVVADVGARLALNPVQIPVGIVTGLVGGPYFLYLMRRQERLGEI